TCGCTGCTGGACGGCGCCCGCCAGCGTCTGGCCGGTCAGCTTGAGCCCGATCCAGACGATCGCGGACGACAGGATCAACAGGAGGAAGCCGAAGGCCGCCCCCTGCTCCCAATTGAACCGGATGATGAACTGGTTGTAGATCTGCTCCGTGAACCAGAGGCTTTCCTTTCCCCCGAGCAGCGTCGGCGTC
This DNA window, taken from Candidatus Methylomirabilis sp., encodes the following:
- a CDS encoding ABC transporter permease, producing TPTLLGGKESLWFTEQIYNQFIIRFNWEQGAAFGFLLLILSSAIVWIGLKLTGQTLAGAVQQR